From Pseudodesulfovibrio sp. S3, one genomic window encodes:
- a CDS encoding response regulator transcription factor: MHDLLLIDDDPELAELLKSYLSSEGLSLDAVGTGSSGLELVGKHDYELVLLDVGLPDTSGFNVLTQLRAQSSVPVIMLTGRGEEIDRVVGLEMGADDYVSKPFQLRELLARIRAVLRRYGTVSTEEVPRKGVKPKPDIEIGDVSLNRNARHMTLGDAPVHLTSTEYDILEMLALNMGNVVERNNLMESALGRSDDFDDYVLNVHMSNLRKKLGQHVSIKTIRGRGYLLAVPHHGAV, from the coding sequence ATGCATGATCTATTGCTGATCGACGACGATCCGGAGCTGGCGGAGCTGCTGAAATCCTATCTCAGTAGTGAGGGGCTCAGTCTTGATGCGGTTGGTACGGGGAGTTCCGGACTGGAATTGGTGGGAAAGCATGATTATGAACTCGTGCTTTTGGATGTGGGATTGCCGGATACGAGCGGCTTCAATGTCCTGACCCAGTTGCGGGCGCAGTCAAGTGTGCCGGTCATCATGCTGACAGGACGGGGAGAGGAGATCGATCGGGTGGTTGGTCTTGAGATGGGCGCGGACGATTATGTGTCCAAGCCGTTTCAGCTTCGTGAGCTGTTGGCCCGGATCAGGGCAGTGTTGCGGCGGTACGGGACGGTCTCGACCGAAGAGGTGCCCCGCAAAGGAGTGAAGCCCAAGCCGGATATCGAGATAGGGGATGTCTCATTGAATCGTAACGCCCGGCACATGACCCTGGGCGATGCGCCCGTGCACCTGACTTCGACAGAGTATGACATCCTGGAAATGCTCGCCCTGAATATGGGAAACGTGGTCGAGCGCAACAATCTCATGGAAAGTGCCTTGGGCCGGAGTGATGATTTCGACGACTACGTGCTCAATGTGCACATGAGCAACCTTCGAAAGAAGCTCGGCCAGCATGTCAGCATCAAGACCATACGTGGACGGGGTTACCTCCTCGCCGTGCCCCATCATGGAGCCGTATAG
- the fliD gene encoding flagellar filament capping protein FliD translates to MGYVSSLSSTVTAYEPVTTSGEISFSGLGNGTDFSEIIDATIDAESYQLENYESQKAENEYIIDLLEQLSDAIDDFNDTLDDMDELDEFYSMVGTVSDDQVDVDVDGNADVGIHTIIVNQLALQDVWVNTETAYDSEETVVASSATTLSIDFDGETIDIDVAGGTTLEGLVTTINGNVNARDKFEASILDDGDGYYLVLKSTDAGSDNTISITDTGTLTGMSVAGFENTQAGQSAQIKVDGFPTGADDWIERDSNSIDDVVEGIEFNLLSTTDGEAIQVSIDYDTDDMFDTITEFTEELNQIILDIQLLTGRVTEEEDSDEETYTIDSYALDIVYNEMKSILSSSALGFTRYDEDTGGDYYTALSQIGFETDTDEGSDTYGQLILDEDELEEALDNDPAAVAALFAARSEGESDSEGFQVISVIDGVTPAGEHNVEYTVSGGVLVSATIDGQEASIDGWTILGTGSKSKGLYLSVSDEGDGDFEGTARVKQGKIGELSDSLDDVTSSETGTITLLIENYEELVTNLDNQIYNEEKRLDALETSLERRYAALDATLSSYENQSSLLTSLTAQLD, encoded by the coding sequence ATGGGTTACGTTTCATCTCTGTCCAGCACCGTCACTGCTTACGAGCCTGTCACCACCTCGGGCGAAATATCATTCTCCGGCCTGGGCAACGGTACGGACTTTTCGGAAATCATCGACGCCACCATCGACGCCGAGAGCTACCAGTTGGAGAATTACGAATCGCAGAAGGCAGAGAATGAATATATCATCGACCTTCTGGAACAGCTTTCAGATGCGATCGACGACTTCAACGACACCCTGGACGACATGGATGAGCTGGACGAGTTCTACTCCATGGTAGGCACCGTGAGCGACGACCAGGTGGACGTAGACGTGGACGGCAATGCCGACGTGGGCATCCACACCATCATAGTGAACCAGCTTGCCCTGCAGGACGTCTGGGTCAACACCGAAACTGCATACGACTCTGAAGAGACCGTTGTCGCCAGCTCGGCAACAACACTGTCCATTGATTTCGACGGAGAGACCATAGACATCGATGTCGCCGGCGGCACCACCCTGGAGGGACTCGTCACCACCATCAACGGCAACGTGAATGCCCGCGACAAGTTCGAAGCATCCATCCTGGATGACGGCGACGGATACTATCTCGTCCTCAAGAGCACGGACGCCGGCAGCGACAACACCATCTCCATCACAGACACCGGTACATTGACAGGCATGTCCGTGGCCGGATTTGAAAACACCCAGGCGGGCCAGAGCGCCCAAATCAAGGTGGACGGGTTCCCCACGGGCGCAGACGATTGGATCGAACGCGATTCCAACTCCATCGACGACGTGGTGGAAGGCATAGAATTCAACCTGCTGAGCACCACGGACGGCGAAGCGATCCAGGTCTCAATCGATTATGACACCGACGACATGTTCGATACCATCACCGAATTTACGGAAGAGCTGAACCAGATCATCCTGGACATTCAGCTGCTCACGGGCAGGGTGACCGAGGAGGAGGATTCCGACGAAGAGACGTACACCATCGACAGCTATGCATTGGATATCGTCTACAACGAGATGAAGTCCATTCTTTCGTCCTCAGCTCTGGGATTCACACGTTATGACGAAGATACGGGCGGAGACTACTACACCGCACTCTCGCAGATCGGCTTCGAAACGGATACGGATGAAGGATCGGACACGTACGGACAGCTCATTCTGGACGAAGACGAACTGGAAGAAGCACTGGACAATGACCCGGCAGCCGTGGCTGCCCTGTTCGCTGCCCGATCCGAAGGCGAGTCGGACAGCGAGGGGTTCCAGGTCATCTCGGTCATCGACGGCGTGACTCCTGCCGGTGAACATAACGTGGAATACACAGTGTCCGGCGGCGTGCTGGTCTCGGCCACCATCGACGGCCAGGAGGCTTCGATTGACGGCTGGACCATTCTCGGCACCGGCAGCAAGTCAAAGGGGCTCTATCTGTCCGTTTCCGACGAAGGGGACGGCGACTTCGAAGGCACCGCCCGTGTAAAACAAGGCAAGATCGGTGAGTTATCGGACTCCCTGGACGACGTGACCAGCTCCGAGACCGGAACCATCACGCTCCTCATCGAAAACTACGAGGAGCTGGTTACCAACCTGGACAACCAGATATATAATGAGGAAAAACGGCTCGACGCCCTGGAGACCTCGCTGGAGCGCAGATACGCCGCATTGGATGCGACCTTGTCTTCCTACGAAAACCAGAGCTCCCTGCTCACCTCTTTGACGGCACAACTGGATTGA
- a CDS encoding flagellin — MRISTSQIFSQSLNQLNSALNDVSKLNSMTASQKKVNSPSDDPSGMGKIVELSSYQQSLSGYIDNCAVALEHLGMADDVLLTASEQITAAQELAEQASTETYTAEQLKIMALEMESYMDSLFAIANTQMGSDSVFAGDDTGDNAYEMGLGVTLPNDSLEATDFVALTGETDSTISVRFDSDGTIGTDALDYSYSTDGGDSWTTATLAAGDTELDLGTCRAELATGTAVTTADDDGNGTQFYVREAAVYTGSSEAMSVSISENTSVDMNTVGSTIFGGVDQATGQPYESPNLFETISDCIVYMETGDYDKVAECLEDLKTCHEDVETGAANIGARENKTTYTQTSLSLVKELTNNSISSIEDADATQLVVELEQANYIYEAVLSSSADIMNMSLLDYI, encoded by the coding sequence ATGCGAATCAGCACATCACAGATTTTCTCGCAATCGCTCAACCAACTGAATTCGGCCCTGAACGATGTCTCGAAGCTCAACTCCATGACCGCCAGTCAGAAAAAGGTCAACAGCCCGTCCGACGACCCCTCGGGCATGGGCAAGATTGTGGAGCTGAGCTCCTACCAGCAGTCCTTGAGCGGCTATATCGACAATTGCGCCGTGGCCCTGGAACACCTGGGAATGGCCGACGATGTCCTGCTCACGGCCAGCGAACAGATCACGGCGGCCCAGGAACTTGCCGAGCAGGCCTCCACAGAGACTTACACCGCGGAACAGCTCAAAATCATGGCCCTGGAAATGGAGAGCTACATGGACAGCCTGTTCGCCATCGCCAACACCCAGATGGGTTCGGATTCGGTCTTTGCCGGGGACGACACCGGCGACAACGCTTACGAGATGGGACTGGGCGTCACCCTGCCCAATGATTCCCTGGAGGCGACCGACTTCGTTGCCCTGACCGGCGAAACCGACTCCACGATATCCGTCCGCTTTGACAGCGACGGCACGATCGGCACCGATGCCCTGGATTACAGCTATTCCACGGACGGCGGGGATTCCTGGACCACGGCCACCCTGGCTGCGGGTGACACGGAACTCGACCTGGGCACCTGCCGGGCGGAACTGGCCACAGGCACGGCGGTGACAACTGCGGACGACGACGGCAACGGAACGCAATTCTACGTGCGCGAGGCCGCTGTCTACACCGGCAGCAGCGAGGCCATGTCGGTCTCCATTTCAGAAAACACTTCCGTGGACATGAACACCGTGGGCAGCACCATTTTCGGCGGCGTGGACCAGGCCACGGGCCAGCCGTACGAATCCCCGAACCTGTTCGAAACCATCAGCGACTGCATCGTCTACATGGAAACCGGCGACTACGACAAGGTGGCCGAATGCCTGGAGGACCTGAAGACCTGCCATGAAGACGTCGAAACGGGCGCGGCAAACATCGGTGCCCGGGAAAACAAGACCACTTACACCCAGACGTCCCTGTCCCTGGTCAAGGAACTGACCAACAACAGCATCAGCAGCATCGAGGACGCCGACGCCACCCAGTTGGTCGTCGAACTGGAGCAGGCCAATTACATCTACGAAGCCGTGCTCAGCTCTTCGGCGGACATCATGAACATGAGCCTGCTCGACTACATCTAG
- a CDS encoding sigma-70 family RNA polymerase sigma factor produces MFGILVALIPCKRCNMNSTIIELTKKYDTISYDILFREHSKLIYKLITNFIKAKNIKLHNSEIDDIYQEVALKIFKNDYISKYNNEKSSFITWLNIICRTTAIDYYRKKLRWMESILTDSEKLCSQDGIDTTLFSLPAGVLTNRQTEVITLFFKEGMVACEIAAALNITSRTVRSIKFQALDRLRNHYGTATPLEAIQDRADETRRKVS; encoded by the coding sequence ATGTTCGGCATCTTGGTTGCTTTGATTCCATGTAAGAGGTGCAACATGAACAGTACAATAATTGAATTAACAAAGAAGTATGACACCATATCATACGATATACTATTCAGAGAACACTCTAAGTTGATATATAAACTCATCACTAATTTCATTAAAGCAAAGAATATCAAGCTTCATAACTCTGAAATTGACGACATATATCAGGAAGTAGCGCTAAAAATTTTCAAGAACGACTATATATCGAAATATAACAACGAAAAGAGTTCATTCATAACCTGGCTCAACATCATCTGCAGAACCACTGCCATCGATTACTATAGAAAGAAACTTCGTTGGATGGAGTCCATTCTCACCGACTCCGAAAAGCTCTGTTCCCAGGATGGCATCGACACCACCCTGTTCAGTCTGCCCGCAGGCGTGCTGACCAACAGGCAAACCGAAGTCATCACCCTCTTCTTCAAGGAAGGGATGGTTGCCTGCGAAATCGCCGCCGCCCTGAACATCACTTCGAGAACGGTTCGCAGCATCAAATTCCAGGCCCTGGACAGACTGCGCAATCATTACGGAACCGCCACGCCGCTGGAAGCGATCCAGGACCGGGCGGACGAGACAAGGAGGAAAGTCTCATGA
- a CDS encoding flagellin → MALVVNNNIMATSAARNLNNAYGALGTSTERLSSGLRVNSSADDAAGLAVRELMRSDISTINQGVRNANDGISMIQTADGALSVIDEKLIRMKELAEQAATGTYTDAQRLIIDSEYQAMASEITRIASATDFNGIYLLNGNLSSTGITVHFGTGNDAAEDKYDVTIDNCTASSLGLGVGSSASTDSAGAVVSTQAAAEAALEALDAAIVSKDNVRANLGAMQNRLSATISNLEIQSENLQASESRISDVDVATEMTEYTKQQIITQSAVSMLAQANSLPQMALSLIGG, encoded by the coding sequence ATGGCACTCGTAGTCAACAACAACATTATGGCAACTTCGGCTGCGCGGAACCTGAACAACGCCTACGGCGCACTCGGGACATCCACGGAACGGCTCTCTTCGGGCCTTCGCGTCAATTCGTCGGCCGACGATGCCGCTGGCCTGGCAGTCCGCGAACTGATGCGGTCGGACATCTCCACCATCAACCAGGGGGTCAGAAACGCCAACGACGGCATTTCCATGATCCAAACCGCTGACGGCGCGCTGTCCGTCATCGATGAGAAGCTCATTCGCATGAAGGAACTGGCGGAACAGGCTGCCACCGGAACGTACACCGATGCACAACGCCTGATCATCGATTCGGAGTATCAGGCCATGGCCTCGGAAATCACCCGAATTGCCAGCGCCACGGACTTCAACGGTATCTACCTGCTCAACGGCAACCTGTCCTCCACCGGCATCACCGTCCACTTCGGTACCGGCAACGACGCTGCCGAAGACAAGTACGATGTCACCATCGACAACTGCACCGCATCGTCACTGGGCCTCGGCGTAGGCTCCTCCGCCTCGACCGATTCCGCTGGCGCAGTGGTCTCCACCCAGGCGGCAGCAGAAGCCGCCCTTGAAGCCCTGGACGCAGCCATCGTGTCCAAGGACAACGTCCGCGCCAACCTCGGCGCCATGCAAAACAGGCTTTCAGCCACCATCTCCAACCTTGAAATCCAGTCCGAAAACCTTCAGGCCTCGGAATCCCGTATCTCCGATGTGGACGTAGCCACCGAGATGACAGAGTACACCAAGCAGCAGATCATAACCCAATCTGCCGTATCGATGCTCGCTCAGGCCAACTCGCTCCCGCAGATGGCCTTGTCGCTTATCGGCGGTTAG
- a CDS encoding flagellar basal body rod C-terminal domain-containing protein: MINNLWNIGKTALQNAQVAVNNASNNIANADTTGYQRTSVVSETSSSITVLGLTVGTGADITSIQSEWDKFVESQYLDALSDLATQSISLDYLSQLDSLLNQSEGGLSDILEDFVDGWNELVTDPDSLSAREDLLGDTETLVYALNSTAEQLEQTVETINSEIQDQVATANELIEGIAEANAAIAINPDDTQAVSDRSQMIRELDALIGVDVLYQSNGQVTILTEEGYTMVDGTETHSLVYQSAKVNESLMRDSDYDGTLEYSGTSSEELLLEFVSTGADGTARFKVSTDGGETWLTDENGDTMLYTADGQDGSVEIEGVEIWFDGATTDHAEGDRYIIMAKSGLYWESGDGGLTNITPLTDDSGQSVSGRTSSGSLAGLFNTRDDTVVPTLDDLDDLTEALIWEVNSAHSQGAGLEHHTSLTGSYSVDDSSAMLSNSGLNYADNIQAGDLELVTYDADGNVSTSSIISVDPATDSLDDVVADINTAFAGELTASVTADGQLQISAATDVSFEIAGDSSNLMAALGLNTYFTGTSASTIAVDSYVSTDTSHINAGVVGDDGLVATGNNDVASILATITEQTSTVGNTQTTLSGALATLVANVGSAASSAELQQTYAQTSAEYLYEQQASTTEVNVDEELIELTKYQQAFEAASQIINVTREMMDTVLDMV, from the coding sequence ATGATAAACAATCTGTGGAACATAGGGAAAACAGCGCTCCAAAACGCGCAGGTGGCCGTAAACAATGCGTCCAACAACATCGCCAATGCGGACACCACCGGCTACCAACGCACCTCCGTGGTCTCCGAGACCAGCAGTTCCATCACCGTACTCGGCCTTACTGTGGGTACCGGAGCGGACATCACGTCCATCCAGTCGGAGTGGGACAAGTTCGTGGAGTCGCAGTATCTCGACGCCCTTTCGGACCTCGCCACCCAGAGCATCTCCCTGGACTACCTGAGCCAGCTCGACTCCCTGCTCAACCAGTCCGAGGGGGGATTGAGCGATATCCTCGAAGACTTCGTCGACGGCTGGAACGAACTGGTCACGGACCCGGACTCGCTGTCCGCTCGGGAAGACCTCCTCGGCGACACCGAAACCCTTGTCTACGCCCTCAACTCCACAGCCGAGCAACTGGAGCAGACCGTGGAAACCATCAACTCGGAAATACAGGATCAAGTGGCGACGGCCAACGAGCTCATCGAAGGCATCGCCGAGGCCAACGCCGCCATCGCGATCAACCCGGACGACACGCAGGCCGTCTCGGACCGCTCGCAAATGATCCGGGAACTCGACGCCCTCATCGGCGTGGACGTTTTGTACCAATCCAACGGGCAGGTCACCATCCTGACCGAGGAGGGATATACCATGGTGGACGGCACTGAAACCCACAGCCTCGTATACCAAAGCGCCAAGGTGAACGAATCCCTGATGCGCGATTCCGATTATGACGGAACCCTTGAATACTCCGGCACCTCCAGCGAGGAACTGCTCCTGGAATTCGTCTCCACGGGCGCTGACGGCACGGCCCGGTTCAAGGTCTCCACCGACGGCGGCGAAACCTGGCTGACCGATGAAAACGGCGACACCATGCTCTACACTGCAGACGGTCAGGACGGGTCCGTGGAGATCGAAGGCGTGGAAATCTGGTTCGACGGAGCCACCACGGACCATGCCGAGGGAGACCGGTACATCATCATGGCCAAGTCCGGCCTGTATTGGGAATCCGGCGACGGAGGACTGACCAACATCACCCCCCTGACCGACGATAGCGGCCAGAGCGTTTCCGGCCGCACTTCAAGCGGCAGCCTGGCCGGGTTGTTCAACACCAGGGACGACACGGTGGTCCCCACCCTGGACGACCTGGACGACCTGACCGAAGCCCTCATCTGGGAAGTCAACTCGGCGCACTCCCAAGGCGCCGGGTTGGAACACCACACCAGCCTGACCGGCAGCTACTCCGTGGACGACTCCTCGGCCATGCTCAGCAACAGCGGTCTGAATTACGCCGACAACATCCAGGCGGGCGACCTCGAACTGGTGACCTACGACGCCGACGGCAATGTATCCACTTCATCCATCATCTCGGTCGACCCGGCCACAGATTCCCTGGACGACGTGGTGGCCGACATCAACACGGCCTTCGCCGGTGAGCTTACCGCCTCTGTCACGGCTGACGGTCAACTCCAGATTTCAGCCGCCACGGACGTGAGCTTCGAAATAGCCGGAGATTCCTCAAACCTCATGGCCGCCCTCGGCCTGAACACCTATTTCACCGGCACCAGCGCCAGCACCATTGCCGTGGACAGTTACGTCAGCACGGACACGTCCCACATCAATGCCGGGGTTGTCGGCGACGACGGATTGGTGGCCACCGGCAACAACGATGTGGCCTCCATCCTGGCCACCATAACGGAACAAACCTCGACCGTGGGCAACACCCAAACCACCTTGAGCGGCGCCCTTGCCACCCTGGTGGCAAACGTGGGTTCCGCCGCCTCCAGCGCGGAACTCCAACAGACCTATGCCCAGACATCTGCGGAATATCTTTACGAACAGCAGGCCTCGACCACCGAGGTCAACGTGGACGAAGAACTCATCGAACTGACCAAGTATCAGCAGGCATTCGAGGCAGCATCGCAAATCATCAACGTGACCAGGGAAATGATGGACACCGTCCTGGACATGGTCTGA
- a CDS encoding flagellar hook protein FlgE — MSITGSMYTGISGLQAQSKATSVVSNNLANSTTTAYKSSTITFEDVFYSTVYAGGSADQVGNGVAVSSISTDFSQGAYTTTNTVTDVALNGDGFYIVEDPDTGNTYYTRDGSFEFDTDGYLVDAHGNRVQGWVTEDGSITGGLVDIQLDNSQSPPQATSTVKFAVNLDSTSTDNTTSTTNPYAALFNVYDGTSDPALDDSRYAYTTTITVYDENGASHDLSVYYDPVETSDGSIVWEYVVTCDASEDMRDFAGTDMDTTSGAGMLMTGTLTFSSSGDLQAMTAFTLSDTPTDTTNPLAEENWVLAEFDTDGLPIFEANFTGSDENQAITLNFGISNSDYATGTGWNSATITSLDDLNAATDVDDLPAFNTGILATSAATSTTSSSATYSLTQDGYAPGVLVDITIDENGVLEGSYTNGQSQELFTFGLADFTNTQGLYAEGSNLYSATMESGQAYIGTAGSAGFGTIASNALEQSNVDTATELTNLIIIQAAYQANSKIITTADTLLTTAIGMKR; from the coding sequence ATGAGTATCACCGGATCCATGTACACCGGCATTTCCGGCCTCCAGGCCCAGAGCAAGGCCACTTCGGTGGTCAGTAACAACCTCGCCAACTCCACCACCACGGCCTACAAAAGCTCGACCATCACGTTTGAAGACGTCTTCTATTCCACGGTCTATGCCGGAGGCTCCGCCGACCAGGTCGGCAACGGCGTGGCCGTATCCTCCATCTCCACGGATTTCTCGCAGGGTGCCTACACCACCACCAACACGGTCACTGACGTGGCCCTCAACGGCGACGGATTCTACATCGTGGAGGACCCCGACACCGGCAACACCTACTACACCCGGGACGGCAGCTTCGAATTCGATACGGACGGCTACCTTGTGGATGCCCACGGCAACAGGGTCCAGGGTTGGGTGACGGAAGACGGCTCCATCACCGGCGGCCTGGTGGACATCCAACTGGACAATTCGCAGTCCCCGCCGCAGGCCACCAGTACCGTCAAGTTTGCCGTGAATCTGGACTCCACCTCCACGGACAACACCACCTCGACCACCAACCCCTACGCGGCCCTGTTCAATGTTTATGACGGCACATCCGATCCGGCCCTCGACGACTCGCGGTACGCCTACACCACCACCATCACCGTTTACGACGAAAACGGCGCTTCCCATGATCTCTCGGTCTACTACGACCCCGTAGAGACGAGCGACGGCTCCATCGTCTGGGAATACGTAGTCACATGCGATGCCAGCGAAGACATGCGCGACTTCGCCGGAACGGACATGGACACCACCAGCGGCGCGGGAATGCTCATGACCGGAACCCTGACGTTCTCATCTTCCGGCGATCTGCAAGCCATGACCGCCTTCACCCTGTCGGACACCCCCACGGACACCACCAATCCCCTGGCTGAGGAGAACTGGGTTCTGGCCGAATTCGACACTGACGGCCTGCCCATCTTCGAAGCCAACTTCACCGGTTCTGACGAAAACCAGGCGATTACGCTCAACTTCGGCATCTCCAACTCGGATTACGCCACGGGAACGGGCTGGAACTCCGCCACTATCACCTCGTTGGACGACCTGAATGCGGCCACGGACGTCGACGACCTGCCCGCCTTCAACACCGGCATCCTGGCCACCAGCGCAGCCACAAGCACCACCTCCAGTTCCGCCACGTATTCCCTGACCCAGGACGGCTACGCACCGGGTGTGCTCGTCGACATCACCATCGATGAAAACGGGGTGCTCGAAGGCTCCTACACCAACGGGCAAAGCCAGGAACTGTTCACCTTCGGCCTTGCGGACTTCACCAATACCCAGGGGCTGTATGCCGAAGGCAGCAACCTCTATTCCGCCACAATGGAATCAGGACAGGCCTACATCGGCACCGCCGGATCGGCCGGATTCGGCACCATCGCCTCCAACGCCCTGGAGCAGTCCAACGTGGATACCGCCACGGAATTGACCAACCTGATCATTATCCAGGCGGCCTATCAGGCGAACTCCAAGATCATCACCACAGCCGACACCCTGCTCACGACCGCCATAGGCATGAAGCGATAG
- a CDS encoding FlgD immunoglobulin-like domain containing protein, protein MTVDTTSYYDSLITASTAATATTESSTSLTSDDFITLLCAELQYQDPTDPVDNSQMVDQMTQYSQLSELSDLNDKMDTLTDSLDSMSATYGLDYLGKQVEASGYTINKSGDDISSLYLTLEEDSANLTVNVYDTSGNIVDSQLFSDVDAGTTAFVWDGTDYDGNEADDGNYYIVATATNSDGDEVTCTTTTTGTVTGLSITDDGVILTLADGRTVNMTDVTYATE, encoded by the coding sequence ATGACGGTTGATACCACCAGCTATTACGATTCCCTCATTACGGCGAGTACCGCGGCCACCGCCACCACAGAGAGCAGCACCTCGCTGACTTCGGATGACTTCATCACGCTGCTGTGCGCGGAGTTGCAGTACCAGGACCCCACCGATCCGGTCGACAACTCGCAGATGGTCGATCAGATGACGCAGTATTCCCAGCTCTCGGAATTGTCGGACCTGAACGATAAAATGGACACCCTGACCGACAGCCTGGACTCCATGTCCGCCACATACGGCCTGGACTACCTGGGCAAGCAGGTCGAGGCGTCCGGGTACACCATCAACAAATCCGGCGACGACATATCCAGCCTGTACCTCACGCTGGAAGAGGACTCGGCGAACCTGACCGTCAACGTCTACGACACCAGCGGCAATATCGTGGACAGCCAATTGTTCTCGGACGTCGATGCGGGCACCACCGCATTTGTCTGGGACGGCACCGACTACGACGGCAACGAAGCCGACGACGGAAACTATTACATCGTTGCCACAGCCACCAATTCCGACGGTGATGAAGTCACCTGCACCACGACCACCACAGGCACTGTCACGGGGCTCAGCATAACCGACGACGGCGTCATCCTGACCCTTGCCGACGGCCGAACCGTCAACATGACTGATGTGACTTACGCAACCGAGTAA